The genomic segment ACACGAAGCATTTCGATCGAGCTTTAAAGAATTTTTACAAAAAGAGGTCGTTCCACATATCGATAAGTGGGAAAAAACAGGAACGATAGAACGTTTTATTTGGAAGAAATTTGGCGAAATGGGTTATTTCGGATTAAATACTCCAGAAGAATTTGGTGGAATGGGTTTAGATCTTTTTTACACCGTAATTTTTTTAGAAGAATTACAAAAAGTAAATTCTGGCGGATTTGCAGCTGCAATGTGGGCACACGAATATCTAGCAATGACGCATTTGAACAAAGAAGGTGACGATTTTGTAAAAAATAAATACTTAGTACCAAGTGTAGAAGGAGAAATGATTGGTTGTTTGTGTATCACAGAACCTTTTGGAGGATCTGATGTTGCAGGAATGCGTTCCACAGCAATAAAACAAGGCGATAAATACATTTTAAATGGTTCTAAAACCTTTATTACAAACGGAATTTATTCAGATTATTTAATAGTAGCTGCAAAAACAGACCCCTCAGATAAATATAAAGGAATTAGTATTTTTGTCGTAGATAGAAATACAAAAGGAATTTCTGCGACCAAATTAGATAAGTTGGGTTGGAAAGCTTCAGATACAGGAGAAATTGCATTCGATAATGTAGAAATTCCTGTAGAAAACTTAATGGGCGAAGAAGGGAAAGGTTTTCCTTACATTATGCAACATTTTGCTTTAGAGCGTTTAATTATGGGAATAAATGCCCATGCAAGAGCAGAATTCGCTGTAGATTATGCAATTAATTATATGCAAGAAAGAGTAGCTTTTGGCAAGTCTTTAGATAAATTTCAAGCATTAAGACATAAAATTGCTGAAATGGCAAGTAGAGTCGATATGTGTAGAGAGTACAATTACTCGATTACAAAACGTTTAAATGACGGTAAATATGTTGTAAAAGAAGCGAGTATGTCTAAGTTGCTATCAACAAAAATGGCAGACGAAGTAATTTACGATGCATTACAATTATTGGGTGGTTATGGTTATATGGAAGATTATCCAATGGCACGTTTACTAAGAGATAGTAGATTAGGGCCAATTGGCGGAGGAACTTCAGAAATCTTAAAAGAGATTATCGCTAAAATGGTAATCGATAACAAAGAGTATAAACCAGCAACATAGTT from the Polaribacter cellanae genome contains:
- a CDS encoding acyl-CoA dehydrogenase family protein — its product is MNNMYFTEEHEAFRSSFKEFLQKEVVPHIDKWEKTGTIERFIWKKFGEMGYFGLNTPEEFGGMGLDLFYTVIFLEELQKVNSGGFAAAMWAHEYLAMTHLNKEGDDFVKNKYLVPSVEGEMIGCLCITEPFGGSDVAGMRSTAIKQGDKYILNGSKTFITNGIYSDYLIVAAKTDPSDKYKGISIFVVDRNTKGISATKLDKLGWKASDTGEIAFDNVEIPVENLMGEEGKGFPYIMQHFALERLIMGINAHARAEFAVDYAINYMQERVAFGKSLDKFQALRHKIAEMASRVDMCREYNYSITKRLNDGKYVVKEASMSKLLSTKMADEVIYDALQLLGGYGYMEDYPMARLLRDSRLGPIGGGTSEILKEIIAKMVIDNKEYKPAT